One segment of Erythrolamprus reginae isolate rEryReg1 unplaced genomic scaffold, rEryReg1.hap1 scaffold_85, whole genome shotgun sequence DNA contains the following:
- the LOC139156202 gene encoding uncharacterized protein — MSNIQIGRAPEYFDPEKTSWDDYMASFEIFLEAAGIEDADADRRRAIFLNYCGPEIRNLAQTLTDPQPARTVAWDVLQAKLAGHFKPTKPAMVFRHQFSRMAQTETESINHFATRLRTVLAKCKFDNPEARLTDALVFGMKNASVRNKLLTEDEPTLQTVIKLAQTAEVADAAAKELKENERQEVIAKIDSAFHRAEGSDDLTPPAHNEDNCLLLQDQPRQHRAPHHTAPCAGCRGNHQHQRCPFRDAICRRCNRRGHIAEACRASAPEETFSTPRHQRGQYQAPQPRENRPSRFSNRRNYSAANRDYSKDDDALPELINTQLDLSGRGESSSDAEPSSSSGTSNQQAGAQARPQPRRESNSEPTSTIEIEDITELRRSERSSRRPSRLDDFVTWLS, encoded by the exons atgagcaacatacaaatcggccgggctcccgagtacttcgatcccgagaaaacgtcctgggacgactacatggccagcttcgagatcttcctcgaagctgcaggCATAgaggacgccgacgccgaccgaagaagggccatttttctaaattactgcggcccagagatcCGAAACCTCGCCCAGACGCTCACCGACCCACAGCCAGCAAGAACTGTCGCTTGGGACGTCTTACAAGCCAAGCTGGCGGGCCATTTCAAGCCCACCAAGCCAGCTATGGTTTTCCGACACCAATTCTCACGGATGGCCCAGACAGAGACGGAATCGATCAACCATTtcgcaacgcggcttcgaacggtgcttgccaaGTGCAAGTtcgacaacccggaagctcgcctcaccgatgccctagttttcggcatgaaaaacgcctcagtgaggaacaaactcctcaccgaggacgaaccaACGCTTCAAACCGTGATAAAATTagctcaaaccgcagaggtcgccgacgccgcggccaaagagctgaaggaaaacGAACGgcaagaagtcatcgccaagatcgactccgctTTTCACCGcgccgagggatcagacgacctcacCCCGCCAGCCCACAAcgaggacaactgcctcctgctgcaagaccagccgagacagcaCAGAGCTCCTCACCACACAGCCccttgcgccggctgccgaggaaaccaccagcaccaacgatgccctttccgggatgccatctgccgccgctgcaaccgtcgaggccacatcgcagaagcctgcagagcatcggcgccagaagaaaccttctccacaccgcgccatcAACGAGGCCAATACCAGGCGCCccagccgcgagaaaaccgaccttcccGTTTTTCAAACCgaaggaactactcagccgctaaccgcgactactcaaaag ACGACGACGCGCTACCCGAATTAATTAATACGCAATTGGACTTATCGGGACGGGGagagtcctccagcgacgccgagccatcgtcctcctccggAACCAGCAACCAGCAGGCCGGCGCACAGGCAAGGCCCCAACCGCGCCGGGagagcaacagcgagccaacaTCCACCATCGAGATCGAGGACAtcactgaactgcgcaggtccgagCGATCCTCGCGAAGGCCAAGcagattggacgattttgtcacatggctttcctaA